Proteins found in one Terriglobales bacterium genomic segment:
- a CDS encoding DUF2891 domain-containing protein: protein MPEFSERFASLALACVHKEYPNKIGHVLNSDADVAPPRKLTPAFYGCYDWHSSVHGHWLLARLARTFPDAPFTPKAIAALQQSLTRDHLEAEARYLNGEGRASFERPYGLAWLLQLGQELREWNHPAAREMSAHLRPLEDAAVARLRTWLPKLSRPVRSGEHSQTAFALGLILDAARGAGNREFAALAAERARDFFLNDENCPMAYDMSGEDFLSPCLAEADVMRRVLAPAEYAKWLGAFLPGIPAHGSADWLQPAIVTDPSDPKLAHLDGLNLSRAWMLEGIASGLPASDPRLPALRAVAAAHRKAGVAAVTGAHYEGGHWLGSFAVYLVTGRGLSK from the coding sequence ATGCCTGAATTCTCCGAACGCTTCGCGTCGCTCGCCCTCGCCTGCGTCCACAAGGAATATCCAAACAAGATCGGTCACGTCCTCAACAGCGACGCCGACGTCGCCCCGCCGCGTAAGCTCACGCCCGCCTTCTATGGCTGCTACGACTGGCATTCTTCCGTGCACGGGCACTGGTTACTGGCGCGCCTGGCCCGTACATTCCCCGATGCGCCGTTCACGCCGAAGGCGATCGCCGCCCTGCAACAGAGTCTCACGCGTGACCATCTCGAAGCCGAGGCCCGCTACCTGAACGGAGAAGGCCGCGCCAGCTTCGAGCGTCCTTACGGTCTGGCTTGGCTGTTGCAACTCGGACAGGAGCTGCGCGAGTGGAACCATCCTGCTGCGCGCGAAATGTCAGCCCACCTGCGTCCACTGGAAGACGCCGCTGTCGCCCGCCTGAGAACGTGGCTGCCCAAGCTCTCGCGTCCCGTCCGCTCCGGCGAGCACAGCCAGACCGCTTTCGCCCTCGGGCTCATCCTCGATGCCGCCCGTGGCGCCGGCAATCGCGAATTTGCCGCCCTGGCCGCCGAGCGCGCCCGCGACTTCTTTCTCAACGACGAAAATTGCCCCATGGCTTATGACATGTCCGGCGAAGATTTTCTCTCACCCTGCCTGGCGGAAGCTGACGTCATGCGCCGCGTGCTCGCGCCTGCCGAGTACGCTAAGTGGCTCGGCGCATTTTTGCCGGGAATTCCCGCCCATGGTTCCGCGGACTGGCTGCAGCCCGCCATCGTCACCGATCCGAGTGATCCGAAGCTCGCGCACCTCGATGGCCTCAACCTCAGCCGCGCCTGGATGCTGGAGGGCATTGCTTCCGGATTGCCCGCGAGCGATCCCCGCCTCCCCGCGCTTCGCGCCGTCGCAGCCGCCCACCGCAAGGCCGGCGTCGCCGCTGTTACCGGCGCGCACTACGAAGGCGGCCACTGGCTGGGCAGCTTCGCCGTGTACCTCGTTACCGGCAGGGGGCTTTCGAAGTGA
- a CDS encoding SDR family NAD(P)-dependent oxidoreductase, with protein MPIPPPKELLNFHGQVVVVTGASSGIGAGIATRFAEAGANVVVNYRANQKGAEAVAKSVKKSGRRGLVVQADVSQSSGATALMEQAADAFGAIDVLVNNAGVYPASALLEMSELGWDEVIAANLRSVHLCTQAAARVMIALRRPGAIVNIASIEASNPAPQHSHYSAAKAAVVMYTRSAALELGGKGIRVNCVSPGLIWREGLERDWPEGVDAYLRAVPLGRLGKPDDVADACLFLASTAARWITGANLLVDGGILTNRAY; from the coding sequence ATGCCCATCCCTCCGCCCAAAGAACTTCTCAACTTCCACGGCCAAGTCGTGGTCGTCACCGGTGCCTCCTCCGGCATTGGCGCCGGCATCGCCACTCGATTCGCCGAGGCTGGCGCCAACGTGGTGGTGAACTATCGCGCCAATCAGAAAGGCGCGGAGGCCGTCGCCAAAAGCGTGAAAAAATCCGGCCGCCGTGGCCTTGTAGTTCAGGCCGACGTCAGCCAATCATCGGGCGCAACCGCGCTCATGGAGCAGGCAGCCGACGCCTTTGGCGCAATCGATGTTCTGGTCAACAACGCCGGCGTCTATCCTGCTTCTGCGCTCCTGGAGATGAGCGAATTGGGGTGGGATGAGGTGATCGCCGCCAACCTGCGCAGTGTTCACCTCTGCACCCAGGCGGCAGCGCGCGTGATGATTGCCCTGCGACGGCCCGGCGCCATCGTCAACATCGCTTCCATCGAAGCATCGAATCCGGCGCCGCAGCATAGCCATTACTCGGCGGCCAAGGCTGCCGTCGTCATGTATACGCGCTCGGCAGCGCTGGAGCTTGGCGGGAAGGGAATTCGTGTCAATTGCGTTTCGCCGGGCTTGATCTGGCGCGAAGGCCTGGAGCGCGACTGGCCCGAAGGCGTGGATGCCTATTTACGTGCTGTTCCGCTCGGACGCCTCGGCAAGCCCGACGATGTCGCCGATGCCTGCCTTTTTCTTGCTTCTACGGCAGCCCGCTGGATTACCGGGGCCAACCTGCTGGTGGATGGCGGTATCCTCACCAACCGAGCCTATTAA
- the gluQRS gene encoding tRNA glutamyl-Q(34) synthetase GluQRS yields MSLGENYRGRLAPSPTGYLHVGHARTFWIAYERARAAGGTLVLRNEDLDPQRSKPEYAHAFLEDLRWFGISWQEGPDVGGAHAPYAQSERRDLYRQTWQKLYHGGWIYPCTCSRKDLQGAAQAPHESNDEPLYSGKCRGRMLAAKSPAGVNWRFRVPDGRVVCFQDGMQGIQEFTAGKDFGDFVVWRRDDVPAYQLAVVADDDAMRITEVVRGCDLLKSTARQILLCEALGIAAPRYCHCDLLVDEEGERLAKRTDALSLQALRERGITPEKIREDWLGMCR; encoded by the coding sequence ATGTCTTTGGGCGAAAACTATCGCGGACGGTTGGCGCCGTCACCGACAGGCTACCTGCACGTCGGACACGCGCGTACGTTCTGGATTGCCTATGAGCGGGCGAGGGCAGCGGGAGGCACCCTGGTGCTGCGCAACGAAGACCTGGACCCGCAGCGGTCCAAACCCGAATACGCGCATGCCTTCCTCGAAGATCTGCGCTGGTTCGGCATTTCCTGGCAGGAAGGCCCGGATGTGGGCGGAGCGCATGCTCCCTACGCGCAGAGCGAGCGACGCGATCTGTATCGGCAAACCTGGCAGAAGCTGTACCACGGCGGGTGGATTTATCCGTGCACGTGCTCGCGCAAAGACCTGCAGGGCGCGGCCCAGGCGCCACACGAATCGAACGATGAACCGCTGTATTCGGGCAAGTGCCGTGGCCGAATGCTTGCCGCGAAATCGCCTGCGGGTGTGAACTGGCGTTTTCGGGTGCCGGATGGACGGGTGGTGTGTTTCCAGGATGGCATGCAAGGCATACAGGAATTCACCGCAGGAAAAGATTTTGGCGACTTTGTTGTGTGGCGGCGTGATGACGTGCCGGCGTATCAACTGGCGGTGGTCGCGGATGATGACGCGATGCGGATTACGGAAGTGGTGCGCGGGTGCGACCTGCTGAAATCAACGGCGCGGCAAATTCTTTTGTGCGAGGCGCTCGGGATCGCCGCGCCACGCTACTGCCACTGCGATCTGCTGGTTGACGAAGAGGGAGAGCGGCTGGCCAAGCGAACCGACGCGTTGAGTTTGCAAGCGTTGCGTGAGCGAGGAATCACGCCGGAGAAGATTCGAGAAGATTGGCTGGGAATGTGCAGATGA